GCTTTACACCCCGCCCTCGCTCAAGGGGACGATCACGAACCCGGGGGCGATCGGGGGGGCGGGATGGGGGGGAGCCGCCTTCGACCCCGAGACCAACCTGCTGTACGTCAAGGCGACCAACTCGCCCGCGCTGTGGAAGCTCGCGCGCCGCGCCACGCCGTCCGACACCAACGACAACGATTACTTCACCGACCTCGGGGGATCGTCGTTAGGGGTGGTGGTTCCCGGCTTCGAGAAGGACGCGGCCGGGAAGCCGGTTCCGCCGCTCCCGATCAACAAGCCGCCGTACGGGACGCTCACGGCGATCGATCTCGCGACGGGGGAGACCCGGTGGCAGGTACCGCTGGGCGACACGCCGTCGGTGCGCACGCACCCGGCGCTGGCGGGGGTTACGCTGCCACCGGCGTTAGGCGTCGCCGGTTCACCGGGTCCCCTGGCGACGCGCGGGGGGTTGGTCTTCGCATCGGGGGGCGGGAACACGCTGTACGCCTTCGACGCGCGTGACGGCCGGGTGCGGTGGTCGCACGATCTGGGGACCATGGGGTATGCCAACCCCATGACCTACCGGACGCGCGCGGGGCGGCAGTTCGTGGTGATTGCCACCGGTGCGGGGGCGAACACGTCGTTGCGGGCGTTCGCGCTGCCGTAGCGTTCCGACCGGGCGACTGCCGGCGCAGCCGGCGGGGAATGGCGCCGCGCCCTGCGCGGCGCTTTCTTCTTGGCCGACCATGGAAACTCTCCTGAGCATCGCCCTGGGCCTCGGGCTCGCCGCCGCGGCGGGGCTGCGCGTCTTCGTTCCCGTCTTTGGCGCCAGCCTCGCGGCGCACCTGGGGGTGCTCCCGCTGTCGCCGAGCTTTGCCTGGGTGGGGACGTTGCCGGCACTCATCGCCTTCGGGACGGCGACAGCGCTGGAGATCGGTGCGTACTACGTCCCTTGGCTCGACCATGCGCTCGACGTCGTCGCCTCGCCGGCCGCGGTGATCGCCGGCGTCGTCGCCAGCGCGGCGGTGATCACCGACCTGCCGCCGCTCGTCACGTGGGCCGTCGCGCTCATCGGCGGTGGCGGGGCTGCCGGGATCGTGCAGATGCTCTCCGTGGGGGCGCGGGTCAAGTCGGCGGTCACCACCGGTGGGCTCGGCAATCCGGTGGTCGCCACCGGGGAAACGGTGGGAGCGATCGCGCTCACCGCGATGACGCTCCTCGTGCCGCTGGTCGCGCTCGTCGTCTGTATCGTGTTTGTCTTCCTGCTCGCTCGGTTCGTGTGGCGGCGGCGGAACCGCAGCGCCGCCACATCGTCCTGACCCTTTCACGCTTCGGAGTTCTTGATGCGCCGCCCCTTTGCCGCACTCGCCGGGTTCATCGTCGCCGCGGTCACCAGCGCCGACGCCGTACCGTTGCAGGCACAGGCCACGCGCCAGACCGATGCGGATCACTACACGCGCTATGAGTTGCTGGCGCCCGGGTCGGCCAAGTTCCGCATCATCTACGAAGTCACGGCGACGACGGCGGGGGCGACGGCGTACTTCAATCCCATCCGAAAGGGGAGCGTCGCGACCGACGAGGCGGTCTTCGACCGCATGACCGGCGCCCCGCTGCGCTTCGATGTCGTGAACGGAATGGTGGCGCGGGCCGGCGGCGTGCTGGGCGCCGACTCGACGCAGGAGTACATCCGCGTCACGCTGGCGCGCGCCGTGCCGTCGGAGGGCGAGGGACGCATCCGCATCGACAAGACCTACGAGGATGGGCGCAGCTACATCGCCGGGGGCGACTCGGTGCTGTTCATCCGCCCGTTAGGCATCCGCAAGAACGCCGTCGTCCTGCCAGCCGGCTACGAATTGGAGTCGGTGAACTACCCGTCGCAGGTGATCCGTGAAGACGACGGACGCATCGCGGTGTCGTTCATCAACACGGGCGTGGGCGAGGTGCCGTACGTGGTGAAGGGACGTCGCGCGACGAGGGCGTCCGCGGGGCGCGCCGCGGCGGGCCAGACGTCACGCCTCTCGGAGCGGGCCCACCAGGATCGGGAGATCGTGTACTTCCTGCAGCAGCCTGAGACGCACGCTTTCGACTTGTACCACGACTACACGGAATCGCGTCCGGGAATCGACAAGTACCTCAACATCGTGCGCGCCGGGAGCAAGGCATCGCGCCCCTCGGCGCGTGTCCTCGACACCGGCGACGAGCTCCCCGTGCGCACGCTCAAGGGCAACGCCATCTCGCAGGCACGCATCGACATCGGCCAGGCCGTGACCGCTGAGACCGAGGTGGTGGTGATCGACTTTCCCGCTCCCCGGGCGGGGGAGTCGAGGCGCCTGCGCATCACCGAGACGTACACCGATCCGGCGCGCTACACGCTCACGGGCGACACGCTGGTCTGGGATCGCGCCTTCGGGCGGCCGTCGAACGCGATGGTGCTGCCGGCGGGATGGGCGCTGGCCAACTGCTCCGTGCCGGCGACGGTCTCGCGCACCGACGATGGGCGGGTGCGGCTCGACTTCGTCAACCAGCGGAATGACGAGATCGCGGTGTACCTGACGGCGGTGCGGCGCTAGCGCGCACCGCCGTCAGCCCCACGACTCACGGCACGATCTTCGTCACCTTGAACGGATCGCGCACCGGATCGTTGGCCGGCGCCAGCTTGCGCGAGGCCTGCACCATGCGCTCCACCTCAGACATGAGCTTCTCGTTGTTCATGACGACGCCGTCCTTGATGGTGTGCACGATCCCCTTGGTGCGGATCATCTTGCCATTCGCGTCGAGCGTGAGGTCGCCGAACGAGTACATGAACTTGAGGTTCGCCGCCGGGTTGCCGTCGACCAGCAACAGGTCGGCCTTGTAGCCCGGGCGCACGAGCCCGAGCTGCGGCTCGAGCAACGTCTGCGCCGAGTTGTACGTGGCGGTCTTGAGGACCTCGAGGGTGTGCATCCCGGTCTCGCGCTGCAGTTGCAGCTCACGGATCGATGAGAAGCCCGGTGTGGCCCAGATGTAGTTGTCGTCGGTGCCGAACGCGACGCGCCCGCCGCGCTTGTTGAACGCGTAGATCAGGTCGCCCCACAGGCGGAAGGCCGACGTCCAGTAGTACTCGTCGTCGCTCGTCCAGTCATAGTGGAACGCGCCATGGTACGCCGGGTTCGGCATGTTCCAGTTCCACAGCGCCTGGTGCGTGTACTTGTCCGTCCACGGGAGCGACGTCGCGCGGACCATGTCACGATTGGCCTCGTACACCACGCGCGTGGGGAGCATCGTAACGCCGCACTTCACCAGCGAGTCGGCGACCTCGGTCAGGAGGCGCTCCCGGTTGGTGTAGGTCCAGACCTTCCCGGCCTCGCGGAAGCGGTCGTTCTCGTTGCCGTAGTTGTAGTTGCGCGGGAAATCCTGCGTCTTGTTGTCGAGCGCCGACTCGGCGTACCCGTAGTGGTGCTCGATCATCGTGATCCCGGCGCACGCCGCCTTCACGGCCTGCGTCACCGCGGTGTTGGAGGGCTGCAGGTGGAACGAGGTGATCATCCCGTTCTCCTTGGCCGCCTTGGCGATGGCCGTCACCAGCTCCAGCGACCAGCCTAACGGGTCCATCGAGATGACGCGGGTGCCGTTGGCCGCCATCGCCTTGACGACCTGCGGCGCGAGGGCCGGGTCGTCGAGCTGGCGCCGCGTGAACGATGTCCCGGCGCCGTAGCCTACCAGCGGGAACATGCGCGGGGCGACGATCTCGTTGGCGGCGCTCTTCTTCGCCTCCGACATCCCGTCGGCAAAGCCACGATCGGCGGCGTTCACCATGGTGGTGACGCCCATCGCGAGCTTGAGGTAGTAGACGTACTCGATCTCTTCGGGGAGCGTGCGAATGTGCGTGTGCAGGTCGATCATCCCCGGCATCACGTACTTCCCCTCGGCCTCGATGATGCGATCCCCGGTCAGGCGTGTTCCGGCGCCGCGTCGCTCGGCGGCGACCGGGTCGAAGGGGACCATCTGCGTGATCATGTTCCCCTCGATCATGATGTCGTAGGGGCCGGCCGGCGGTCCACCGTGGCCCGGGATGACCATCGCGTTCCGGATCACGAGCGACTTGTACGGCCCCTGCGCGAGGTCGCCGAAGGTACGGGTGACGACGGCGGGGGCCGCGGTGGGCGGTGCCGCGGGGCGTTGCTGCGCCGACGCGAGCGAGACGAGCGCGGGCGACAACAGGGCGGCAACGGCCAGCGGTTGGGCAAGGCGCGCAGCGCGCGAAGAGCAGGGCGACATGGGCAGCGGATCGGGAGAGGTGGCGAACGTCGGTGGGGGCGTGGGGCGGCGCCGGGAGAGGCTACGGTTCCAACGTGGGTGGGGGAAGGAGCGTTGGGGGGGGCGGGAGCGCACGCGACGCCTCCCCACCTCGCTACTTCAGCGCCGCGTACACGAGCGTCTTGAACGTATCGCCCAGCGCCACCGGCGCACCGAAGGTGTTGGTGTAGACGAGCGCGACGAGACGCTCCTTGGGATCGGCCCAGTACGTCGTGTTGAACGCCCCGCCCCACTCGAACGAACCGGCCGAGAGCGGCGACTGCGCGTCACCGTCGGTCGTCTCGAGCCCGAAGCCGAGACCGAACTTGGGTTCGAGCGCCCCGACATGATTCGTGAGCATGAGCTCCACCGTCTTGCGACCGACGAGTCGCACGCCGTCCAATTCGCCCCCGTTGAGGAAGAGCTGCAGGAAGCGCGCGTAGTCGCTCGTGGTCGAGACCAGCCCGCCGCCACCGGAGAAGTACGTCACGCGACGCAGTGGAAAGTCGGGGTGCGTGAGACCGCCGTCCCGTGCGTGCCAGCCGACCAGCGTGTCGTCCTTCATCTGGTGCAAGGCGACCAGTCGCGCCTGACGGTCGGCGGGGAGGGCGAACCAGGTGTCCTTCATCCCCAGCGGGTCGAAGATGCGCGTCCGCAAGAAGGTGTCGAAGGGCATCCCCGACCAGAGCTCGACCAACCGCCCGAGCACGTCGATCGAGAGCGAGTAGCGCCACTCGGTCCCCGGGTCGCTGTGCAACGGGAGCTTCGCCAGCGCCTCGATGCGCTCAGCGAGCACGTCACCCTCACGCCCCAAGGCGGTGAGCCCCGCCTTGGCGTAGATGGCCTTGAATTCGTCGCTCCCGATGTCGGCGTAGTCGAGCCCCGAGGTGTGCGTGAGCAACTGACGGATAGTCATCCGTCCCTTTGCGGGACGTGATTCGTAGCTCGAGTCG
Above is a window of Gemmatimonadota bacterium DNA encoding:
- a CDS encoding beta-lactamase family protein, whose translation is MHSRHIVRSLLAIAAIVHPLGLAAQGAAVPSRPAVTSSRPGAVSRAAAAFHPDRLARIDSWIESLVAQRQIPGAVVMLVKDGQVAYHKAWGVRDLGKPEALRTDDIFRIASQTKAITSLAVMMLWEEGRFQLDDPVSRYLPSFAKRTVLTKFNPADSSYESRPAKGRMTIRQLLTHTSGLDYADIGSDEFKAIYAKAGLTALGREGDVLAERIEALAKLPLHSDPGTEWRYSLSIDVLGRLVELWSGMPFDTFLRTRIFDPLGMKDTWFALPADRQARLVALHQMKDDTLVGWHARDGGLTHPDFPLRRVTYFSGGGGLVSTTSDYARFLQLFLNGGELDGVRLVGRKTVELMLTNHVGALEPKFGLGFGLETTDGDAQSPLSAGSFEWGGAFNTTYWADPKERLVALVYTNTFGAPVALGDTFKTLVYAALK
- a CDS encoding amidohydrolase family protein, with translation MSPCSSRAARLAQPLAVAALLSPALVSLASAQQRPAAPPTAAPAVVTRTFGDLAQGPYKSLVIRNAMVIPGHGGPPAGPYDIMIEGNMITQMVPFDPVAAERRGAGTRLTGDRIIEAEGKYVMPGMIDLHTHIRTLPEEIEYVYYLKLAMGVTTMVNAADRGFADGMSEAKKSAANEIVAPRMFPLVGYGAGTSFTRRQLDDPALAPQVVKAMAANGTRVISMDPLGWSLELVTAIAKAAKENGMITSFHLQPSNTAVTQAVKAACAGITMIEHHYGYAESALDNKTQDFPRNYNYGNENDRFREAGKVWTYTNRERLLTEVADSLVKCGVTMLPTRVVYEANRDMVRATSLPWTDKYTHQALWNWNMPNPAYHGAFHYDWTSDDEYYWTSAFRLWGDLIYAFNKRGGRVAFGTDDNYIWATPGFSSIRELQLQRETGMHTLEVLKTATYNSAQTLLEPQLGLVRPGYKADLLLVDGNPAANLKFMYSFGDLTLDANGKMIRTKGIVHTIKDGVVMNNEKLMSEVERMVQASRKLAPANDPVRDPFKVTKIVP
- a CDS encoding DUF4126 domain-containing protein → METLLSIALGLGLAAAAGLRVFVPVFGASLAAHLGVLPLSPSFAWVGTLPALIAFGTATALEIGAYYVPWLDHALDVVASPAAVIAGVVASAAVITDLPPLVTWAVALIGGGGAAGIVQMLSVGARVKSAVTTGGLGNPVVATGETVGAIALTAMTLLVPLVALVVCIVFVFLLARFVWRRRNRSAATSS